A portion of the Mesobacillus sp. AQ2 genome contains these proteins:
- a CDS encoding amidohydrolase, whose amino-acid sequence MINQKLKEAFHEYKEELTDLRRKLHNEPELSWEEYKTTDFVCAYLDELDISYRRTEPTGVIAEIKGRKPGKTVALRGDMDALSVEELNKDLSYASCEEGKMHACGHDAHTAMLMIAAKALNEIKEDLPGNVRLLFQPAEEVAQGAKALVEQGAVEGVDNVFGIHIWSQMPTHKVSCTPGPSFASADLFKVTFKGKGGHGAMPQACIDTAIVASSFVMNVQSVVSRTIDPQQGAVLTVGKMVVGTRFNVIAENAVIEGTVRCFDPAIRDHIEAQLSHYAENVAAVYGADAHVEYTRGTQAVINDESSALLVQQVAAEAFGDDVIFHEKPTMGGEDFSFYLDEVPGSFALVGSGNPEKDTEWAHHHGKFNIDEDALSTGAELYVQYAWAYLNKN is encoded by the coding sequence ATGATTAATCAAAAATTAAAGGAAGCTTTTCATGAATATAAAGAAGAACTAACCGATTTGCGCAGGAAGCTGCACAACGAGCCGGAGCTTTCCTGGGAAGAATACAAAACAACTGATTTTGTCTGCGCCTATCTTGATGAACTGGACATTTCCTATCGCAGGACAGAACCTACAGGTGTGATTGCTGAAATCAAGGGCAGGAAGCCTGGAAAAACAGTCGCCTTGAGAGGGGATATGGATGCCCTTTCAGTCGAAGAATTGAATAAGGACTTGTCCTACGCTTCATGTGAAGAAGGGAAAATGCACGCATGCGGCCATGATGCCCATACGGCAATGTTGATGATTGCAGCAAAAGCACTGAATGAGATCAAGGAAGACCTTCCTGGCAATGTCCGCTTATTATTCCAGCCGGCGGAAGAAGTCGCCCAGGGTGCTAAGGCTCTCGTTGAACAAGGAGCAGTGGAAGGTGTCGACAACGTCTTCGGCATCCATATATGGTCGCAAATGCCGACCCATAAGGTCAGCTGCACACCAGGTCCATCCTTCGCTTCGGCGGATTTGTTCAAAGTTACATTTAAGGGAAAAGGCGGACACGGAGCGATGCCGCAAGCTTGCATTGATACTGCCATCGTCGCCTCATCGTTTGTGATGAATGTGCAATCAGTGGTGTCCAGAACGATTGATCCCCAGCAGGGAGCTGTGTTGACTGTCGGAAAAATGGTCGTCGGCACCCGTTTTAATGTCATCGCCGAGAATGCCGTGATTGAGGGAACTGTACGCTGCTTTGACCCGGCTATACGTGACCACATTGAGGCGCAGCTCAGCCATTACGCAGAAAACGTCGCAGCGGTATATGGCGCTGACGCACATGTAGAATATACTCGAGGTACGCAGGCGGTCATCAATGACGAGAGTAGCGCGCTGCTAGTACAGCAGGTGGCTGCAGAAGCATTCGGTGATGACGTCATTTTTCATGAAAAACCAACCATGGGCGGCGAAGATTTCAGCTTTTATCTTGACGAGGTGCCAGGCAGCTTTGCCCTTGTAGGCAGCGGCAATCCCGAAAAAGATACAGAGTGGGCCCACCATCATGGCAAATTCAACATCGATGAAGATGCTTTGAGTACCGGCGCAGAACTCTACGTTCAGTATGCATGGGCTTATTTGAATAAAAACTAA
- a CDS encoding ectonucleotide pyrophosphatase/phosphodiesterase, translating into MTKLTDHLIVISFDCLSEHDVPLLRELPNFKAFIEKSSYCTKVETIYPSVTYPCHATIVTGNFPKRHGIVNNTFIQPGRISPDWYWHRHHIRGTTLYDEAKKAGMKTAALLWPVTAKADIDYNMPEIFSNRPWHHQIPVSLFNGSPRYQLEMNSKFGHIRKGLSQPELDDFVLATTVETIKTKKPDLILIHFVDLDSQRHMHGFSSNEAKEALHRHDLRLGKILEATKEAGIFENTTFVLLGDHSALDESKVVKLNVLFKERGLIKVNGAGKVTDWKAYCKSCDGSAYVYVNDENNIQTKNTVAELLAQLLQDQSNGIEKIITGQEANMLGADGTAFRMLEAARGFYFSEDIDGDYIEEVSEQDAKSKKYTLACHGYSPYKDGYHTVFFAAGKGILPGISVRSMHLVDEGPTFARLLGLDLGDTDGRVIEGILDI; encoded by the coding sequence ATGACCAAACTGACAGACCATTTAATCGTCATCTCATTCGATTGTCTTTCTGAGCATGATGTACCATTGCTCAGGGAACTGCCTAATTTCAAAGCATTCATTGAAAAAAGTTCATATTGCACAAAAGTTGAGACAATATATCCTTCTGTGACCTATCCATGCCATGCGACGATTGTGACGGGGAATTTCCCTAAACGCCATGGAATCGTGAACAATACATTCATACAGCCGGGAAGGATTTCTCCGGACTGGTACTGGCATCGTCACCACATAAGAGGGACAACCCTCTATGATGAGGCAAAAAAGGCCGGCATGAAAACAGCTGCCTTGCTCTGGCCTGTGACGGCAAAAGCCGACATAGACTACAATATGCCTGAAATTTTTTCAAACAGGCCGTGGCACCACCAGATTCCGGTTTCCCTGTTCAACGGAAGTCCGCGATACCAGTTGGAGATGAATTCTAAATTCGGCCACATCCGAAAGGGGCTTAGCCAGCCAGAACTTGATGACTTCGTACTAGCAACAACTGTTGAAACAATAAAAACGAAGAAGCCCGATTTGATACTGATACACTTTGTCGACCTGGATTCCCAGCGGCATATGCACGGTTTTTCATCGAATGAAGCTAAGGAAGCTCTTCATCGACATGATCTAAGATTGGGTAAAATCCTTGAGGCAACCAAGGAGGCCGGTATTTTTGAAAACACCACCTTTGTCCTCCTGGGAGATCACAGTGCTCTTGACGAGTCTAAAGTCGTGAAATTGAACGTATTATTTAAAGAACGGGGATTAATCAAGGTGAATGGTGCTGGCAAAGTGACAGATTGGAAAGCTTACTGTAAGAGCTGTGACGGATCGGCGTACGTTTATGTAAATGATGAGAACAATATTCAAACAAAAAACACAGTTGCAGAGCTTTTAGCTCAGCTGCTTCAAGATCAATCGAATGGAATCGAAAAAATTATTACAGGCCAGGAAGCGAACATGTTAGGCGCAGATGGAACTGCCTTCAGGATGCTTGAAGCTGCCAGAGGTTTCTATTTTAGTGAGGACATCGACGGTGATTACATTGAAGAAGTCAGCGAACAGGATGCTAAAAGCAAAAAATACACACTTGCCTGTCATGGTTACTCCCCTTATAAAGACGGGTATCACACTGTTTTCTTTGCAGCAGGCAAAGGGATTCTCCCCGGAATTTCTGTTCGTTCTATGCATCTCGTAGACGAAGGCCCTACTTTCGCCCGCTTGCTGGGATTGGACCTTGGTGATACAGACGGCCGCGTAATCGAGGGGATTTTGGATATTTAA
- a CDS encoding diguanylate cyclase, with translation MKINLRAYMALFFGVIIIALTMLLSITISKHSGETIKREIGNSLSTTAYLMADKLDSFMWSRIGEVEVLSKIDDIKSQEDIQSAQALLDQLKSSIHVFSWIGLTDSSGRVVAASDKILVGTDISNRPVYQEGKKGTFIGDVHNAVLLANLLPNPNGEPMQFVDISKPLTDKNGNFSGVLAAHLSWEWSKQVKAAIIKPLKDELSEAEVFVVSGLDGTVLLGPEGMTGTLLDVESVQKATKGENNWLVEEWPDGKEYLTGFAVGDGHYDYAGLGWKVIVRIPTDHAFSPVEHLKSYIIKLGTITAVIFAFIGWLLAGFISNPLRKISRAAHKLRTGNEAVIPYIKGIKDLELLSGSLRDLVDSLIRTESNLGKMETLAHQDLLTGLGNRVALDQFMNKVKMADQSLSFLYLDLDGFKLINDTHGHHTGDLLLKEVASRLKDSTRKDDQIFRLGGDEFLVVLETPSESVEFSLANIATKLINSINAPYHLENAELMVGCSIGGAVWPEHDIDPFTVISYADEALYASKKAGKNKFTFHQNTE, from the coding sequence ATGAAAATCAACCTTCGAGCCTATATGGCTCTATTTTTTGGTGTGATCATCATTGCACTTACCATGTTGTTGAGTATTACGATCAGCAAGCATTCAGGTGAAACGATTAAAAGAGAGATTGGGAACAGCCTTTCTACTACTGCCTATCTTATGGCTGATAAGCTAGATTCGTTCATGTGGTCACGAATCGGAGAGGTCGAAGTACTGAGCAAGATTGATGATATCAAATCCCAGGAGGACATCCAATCGGCCCAGGCATTATTGGACCAATTAAAATCAAGCATTCATGTATTTTCGTGGATTGGATTGACTGACTCATCCGGGAGAGTGGTTGCAGCGTCAGACAAAATCCTCGTTGGCACTGATATTTCTAATCGGCCTGTTTACCAGGAAGGAAAAAAAGGAACATTTATCGGCGATGTCCATAATGCTGTCCTCCTTGCTAACCTGCTGCCCAATCCAAATGGAGAACCAATGCAATTCGTCGATATCAGCAAGCCTTTGACCGATAAAAATGGGAATTTCAGCGGTGTGTTGGCTGCACATTTAAGCTGGGAATGGTCGAAACAAGTAAAGGCAGCGATTATCAAACCTTTAAAGGATGAATTAAGCGAAGCGGAAGTTTTTGTTGTGAGCGGTTTGGACGGCACGGTACTGTTAGGGCCAGAAGGAATGACAGGAACCCTGCTAGATGTAGAAAGTGTTCAAAAAGCGACCAAGGGTGAGAACAACTGGCTAGTAGAAGAATGGCCTGATGGTAAAGAGTATCTGACGGGGTTTGCAGTCGGAGACGGCCATTATGATTATGCAGGTCTTGGCTGGAAAGTCATTGTCCGTATCCCCACAGATCATGCATTTTCCCCTGTTGAACACTTGAAATCATACATTATCAAACTTGGTACCATAACGGCTGTTATCTTTGCGTTCATAGGCTGGCTTCTTGCCGGTTTCATTTCGAATCCTTTAAGAAAAATTTCAAGAGCTGCCCATAAGCTTAGAACAGGGAATGAAGCGGTAATCCCTTATATAAAAGGAATCAAAGACCTTGAACTCCTATCCGGTTCCCTTAGAGATCTCGTTGACTCATTAATCCGGACAGAGTCCAATTTAGGAAAGATGGAAACCCTTGCCCACCAGGATCTCTTAACAGGTTTAGGCAATCGTGTCGCATTAGACCAGTTTATGAATAAAGTTAAAATGGCAGATCAGTCACTGTCGTTTTTATATCTGGATCTGGACGGTTTTAAATTAATCAATGATACTCACGGACATCATACCGGTGATTTGCTCCTTAAAGAAGTAGCAAGCAGACTGAAAGATAGCACGCGTAAAGACGATCAGATATTCAGGCTCGGCGGCGATGAGTTCCTTGTCGTGCTTGAAACACCGTCAGAATCAGTGGAATTTTCACTTGCTAATATTGCAACCAAACTAATCAATAGCATAAACGCCCCCTATCATCTTGAGAATGCTGAGCTTATGGTTGGATGCAGCATCGGTGGAGCAGTTTGGCCAGAGCATGATATTGATCCGTTTACTGTCATCAGTTATGCGGATGAAGCACTCTATGCTTCCAAAAAGGCAGGCAAAAATAAGTTCACCTTCCATCAGAATACAGAATAA
- a CDS encoding HD domain-containing protein: MDLVDKALQIASIAHEGQYRKNTKIPYIAHPVAVGMILQEAGYRKEMVAAGILHDTVEDTELTLEDIEREFGKEIAQLVEGCSEPDKSLSWEERKQHTIDYLKNAPEEVRVVACADKLHNLRSIRLDAEISGEQVWNRFRRGKQHQEWYYRNVINSLGFVTEFPLLEELRNEVYLLFDNEEG; encoded by the coding sequence ATGGACCTGGTCGATAAAGCTTTGCAGATTGCATCTATTGCTCACGAAGGCCAATACCGAAAAAACACAAAAATCCCTTATATTGCACATCCTGTTGCGGTTGGCATGATTCTGCAAGAAGCAGGTTATAGGAAGGAAATGGTTGCAGCTGGCATTCTGCATGATACAGTGGAAGATACCGAATTGACATTGGAGGATATTGAAAGAGAATTCGGAAAGGAAATAGCCCAGCTGGTAGAAGGCTGTTCAGAACCAGACAAATCCCTGTCCTGGGAAGAACGAAAACAACACACGATCGATTATTTAAAAAATGCTCCTGAGGAGGTCAGGGTGGTCGCTTGTGCAGACAAGCTTCACAATCTCCGATCAATCCGGCTTGATGCCGAAATCTCCGGAGAACAAGTGTGGAACAGGTTCCGACGAGGCAAGCAGCATCAGGAATGGTATTACAGGAATGTGATAAATAGTCTGGGATTTGTCACAGAATTCCCTTTACTTGAAGAATTGCGAAACGAAGTTTACTTGTTATTTGATAATGAAGAAGGCTGA
- a CDS encoding Zn-dependent hydrolase has product MRELKERIEEHIEQISQYTATPGRGTTRLTYSQEDLKSRNYLKEKMKEYGLQVREDGFGNIFGKLEGLIADAPSVMIGSHFDSVPHGGSYDGPAGVVAALEVAALFAKNGLKPKYPLEVVALVEEEGSRFGGGLMGSRGMVGLLDEEEFKLLKDKNGISTVEAMTDIGLDPSLPKKRDPKTMKAFLELHIEQGPILEEKEIPIGVVEAIVGLTQLEVTVKGQAGHAGTTPMDRRADALVTASKIISQLPGLSNEEGEGTVITVGRLNVYPNGANVIPDQVVFSVDIRSGKEENVLNVIEKTNNLIASFTGNGIETSVEQLLYIQPKELHAEVRSLLKEKSSELGIQYCSINSGAGHDAMVLSDFTDVGMLFIPSRNGLSHCPEEWSDSEDIATAVKIFYETAKTLTEAE; this is encoded by the coding sequence TTGCGTGAATTAAAGGAACGGATTGAAGAGCATATTGAACAAATCAGTCAGTACACTGCAACCCCTGGCAGAGGAACGACAAGACTGACATACAGTCAGGAGGATTTGAAATCCCGCAACTATTTAAAGGAGAAGATGAAAGAGTATGGTCTTCAGGTGCGTGAGGATGGATTCGGCAATATATTCGGGAAACTGGAAGGACTGATTGCCGACGCACCTAGTGTGATGATTGGTTCCCATTTTGACTCTGTGCCTCACGGCGGTTCCTATGACGGACCCGCCGGAGTCGTGGCAGCGCTGGAAGTAGCAGCTCTTTTTGCTAAAAATGGCTTGAAACCCAAGTATCCTTTGGAAGTCGTAGCATTGGTGGAAGAAGAAGGTTCGAGGTTTGGCGGAGGCCTGATGGGGTCCCGTGGTATGGTTGGTCTTCTTGATGAAGAAGAATTTAAGTTGTTAAAGGACAAGAATGGAATTTCAACTGTTGAAGCCATGACCGATATTGGACTAGATCCATCGCTGCCAAAGAAACGGGACCCAAAAACAATGAAAGCCTTTCTGGAATTACATATCGAACAAGGACCTATTTTAGAAGAAAAAGAGATTCCTATTGGCGTAGTGGAGGCCATCGTCGGCCTGACACAATTGGAGGTAACCGTAAAAGGGCAGGCAGGCCATGCAGGAACAACGCCGATGGATCGCCGGGCTGATGCACTGGTAACGGCGAGCAAAATAATCAGCCAGCTGCCAGGGCTCTCAAATGAAGAAGGAGAAGGCACAGTCATCACGGTTGGCCGTTTGAATGTCTATCCGAACGGTGCCAATGTCATCCCGGATCAAGTTGTATTTTCTGTGGACATTCGTTCTGGAAAGGAAGAGAATGTCCTGAACGTGATCGAAAAAACAAATAATCTTATTGCTTCCTTTACTGGAAATGGAATCGAAACCTCGGTGGAGCAGCTTTTGTATATCCAGCCGAAAGAATTACATGCGGAAGTCCGCTCTCTTTTAAAAGAGAAAAGCAGTGAGCTAGGTATTCAGTATTGTTCGATCAACAGCGGCGCCGGCCACGATGCAATGGTGCTATCCGATTTTACGGATGTTGGAATGCTGTTTATTCCAAGCAGGAATGGGCTCAGCCACTGTCCGGAAGAGTGGTCTGATTCAGAAGACATCGCAACGGCCGTAAAGATTTTTTACGAAACAGCAAAGACTTTAACGGAGGCGGAATGA
- a CDS encoding VOC family protein, translated as MNSLIFNKVNNVFVHVSNLKEASEWYYDLLGIPFDPDKVESPVHNIPVDSETGLTLDDHTFDPGFRLKPSEHVLFNLLVDDVDEAYEFVISKGIPVIKEIERIGDFAYFNFKDPDGNVLMICNC; from the coding sequence ATGAATTCACTAATTTTCAATAAGGTAAACAATGTATTCGTCCATGTAAGCAATCTGAAGGAAGCCTCCGAGTGGTACTACGATCTGCTGGGAATCCCATTTGACCCTGATAAAGTGGAATCACCCGTACATAACATTCCTGTTGATTCTGAAACAGGATTAACCCTGGATGACCATACTTTTGACCCTGGTTTTCGATTAAAGCCTTCAGAACATGTTTTGTTTAACTTGCTGGTGGATGACGTGGATGAAGCTTATGAATTTGTTATTTCAAAAGGGATTCCTGTTATAAAAGAAATTGAGCGTATAGGGGATTTCGCCTATTTCAACTTCAAAGACCCGGATGGCAACGTCCTGATGATCTGTAATTGTTAA
- a CDS encoding M20 family peptidase — MKKLKLTLTIFGVLLLLFGAITMSTALTLKSRQPAPDSFSGSLNEDSAIETLSEAIQFQTISYQDRSKMNMREFDAFLSFLDKSFPKVYQNLELEKVNDYALIFIWKGSNPAKSPVGLTSHYDVVPVLKGTEENWEHPPFSGTKADGKIWGRGTLDDKIGVIGILQAAEHLLSEGYQPERDIYFMFGFDEEIGGDEGASKIVSILNERGINFDFVLDEGGAIVENMVPGVDKPVGVVGISEKGSATAELTIEGSGGHSSQPKNSTNIGRIARAISKLEDTQFPADLQGPGEDLFEFVAPEMGFGMKYVFANKLIFEPVIERILLQQPASAALIRTTIAPTIFQAGEQYNALPEKASAVINLRLMPGDSLGEVREYIEKTIDDDQIKVTIQGSEASGVSSVDSWHFKAIQQGARNVYQDAVIAPYLMFAGSDAKHYDSISENTYRFLPVQLTSEDLNRMHGTNEHISIENYLNAIRFYMEIIRESDQ, encoded by the coding sequence ATGAAAAAGCTGAAGTTAACCTTGACGATATTTGGCGTCCTGCTCCTATTATTCGGGGCCATCACCATGTCCACTGCCCTCACCTTGAAATCTCGTCAGCCAGCACCTGATTCATTCTCTGGTTCCCTGAATGAAGACAGCGCGATTGAAACACTGTCAGAGGCTATTCAATTCCAGACCATCTCTTATCAGGATCGAAGCAAGATGAATATGCGTGAGTTTGACGCTTTTCTTTCTTTTTTGGATAAGAGCTTCCCCAAAGTCTATCAAAATCTTGAATTGGAAAAAGTGAATGACTACGCACTTATTTTTATATGGAAGGGTTCTAACCCAGCAAAGTCCCCTGTCGGTTTGACTAGCCATTATGATGTTGTTCCCGTTCTTAAAGGTACTGAGGAAAACTGGGAGCATCCCCCTTTCAGCGGCACCAAAGCCGACGGTAAGATATGGGGTCGCGGTACACTTGATGACAAAATCGGTGTCATTGGCATTCTCCAAGCTGCCGAGCATTTGCTGTCGGAAGGATACCAGCCTGAGCGAGACATCTATTTTATGTTTGGATTCGATGAGGAAATTGGCGGAGATGAAGGTGCCAGCAAGATTGTCAGCATTTTGAATGAAAGAGGAATCAACTTTGACTTTGTTCTGGATGAAGGCGGAGCCATCGTCGAAAACATGGTCCCGGGTGTAGATAAACCAGTGGGTGTTGTTGGTATCTCCGAGAAAGGCTCAGCAACAGCAGAACTTACAATTGAAGGCAGTGGCGGCCATTCTTCCCAGCCGAAAAACAGTACTAATATAGGCAGGATTGCAAGAGCTATTTCTAAGCTGGAAGACACTCAATTCCCTGCGGACTTACAGGGTCCTGGCGAGGACTTATTTGAATTCGTCGCTCCAGAAATGGGCTTTGGAATGAAATACGTATTTGCAAATAAGCTCATTTTTGAGCCTGTGATCGAAAGAATCCTTCTGCAGCAGCCGGCATCGGCAGCCTTGATCCGCACAACGATTGCGCCAACGATTTTTCAGGCTGGAGAACAATATAATGCCCTTCCTGAAAAAGCTTCAGCCGTAATTAATCTCCGTCTTATGCCAGGAGATTCACTGGGCGAAGTTAGAGAATATATTGAAAAGACGATAGATGATGACCAGATAAAAGTGACGATTCAAGGTTCTGAAGCTTCGGGTGTTTCCTCTGTTGACAGCTGGCACTTCAAGGCCATCCAGCAAGGCGCCCGCAACGTTTACCAAGACGCAGTCATTGCACCTTATCTGATGTTTGCCGGTTCTGATGCAAAACATTATGACAGTATTTCCGAAAACACCTACAGATTCCTTCCCGTCCAATTGACATCTGAAGATTTGAACCGGATGCATGGTACGAATGAGCATATCAGTATTGAAAACTATCTGAATGCCATCCGTTTCTATATGGAAATTATTCGTGAGAGCGATCAATAG
- a CDS encoding DUF4240 domain-containing protein: protein METILILKEGFSNKFWKIKVAGKSHTVTYGKIGTVGAVKVKTFETEEACQKNADRLVRSKMKKGYVPANPSDQLMKESTMTDHLFWEIIKIAKQKGEDADEQIEWLINHLSKKPVKEIVMFDYYFNQNYMKSYTSALWAAAYIIMGGASDDSFDYFRAWLLYQGKDTYETVIHDPEKIIPHLKVLEDDEYVPQLEDLLSVASIAYEEKTGLDYDDYYELYEKITEDQNPMPDIEFDWDEDDEEGLKKKFPALWARYGESPLEY, encoded by the coding sequence ATGGAAACAATCCTAATTTTAAAAGAAGGATTCTCGAATAAATTTTGGAAAATCAAAGTGGCTGGAAAAAGTCATACGGTGACTTACGGAAAGATCGGTACTGTTGGAGCGGTAAAAGTAAAGACATTCGAAACGGAAGAAGCCTGCCAGAAAAATGCAGACAGGCTGGTCCGATCGAAAATGAAAAAGGGCTATGTACCGGCAAATCCTTCTGATCAATTGATGAAGGAAAGCACGATGACAGACCACTTATTCTGGGAAATAATAAAGATCGCTAAACAAAAAGGAGAAGACGCTGATGAGCAGATAGAGTGGCTTATCAACCATTTATCGAAGAAGCCTGTCAAAGAAATTGTGATGTTCGATTACTATTTCAATCAGAATTACATGAAGTCCTATACCTCCGCCCTGTGGGCTGCAGCCTATATTATCATGGGAGGAGCTTCGGATGATTCTTTTGACTATTTTAGGGCCTGGCTGCTCTACCAGGGGAAGGATACATACGAAACTGTCATCCATGATCCGGAAAAAATCATTCCACATTTAAAAGTGCTTGAAGATGATGAATATGTTCCCCAACTGGAGGACTTGCTGAGTGTTGCAAGTATAGCTTATGAAGAAAAAACGGGCTTAGACTATGACGATTACTATGAATTATATGAAAAAATAACCGAAGATCAAAACCCCATGCCGGACATTGAATTTGACTGGGATGAAGATGATGAAGAAGGATTGAAAAAGAAGTTTCCTGCATTATGGGCGAGGTATGGGGAAAGTCCATTGGAATATTAA
- a CDS encoding MFS transporter: protein MMKGFTKEESSWIRYDWASSAYSIIISTAVFPLFYKASATEAGVSLSNSTAYLGYTIAIATFILALIGPILGTIADYKGMKKRFFRIFFTLGIVFTAGLAFVPSGNWLMLLVIYTLAVLGSTGSNVFYDAFIVDVTTDERMDRVSARGYGMGYIGSTIPFIISIAIIILAQTKVLPISMTLASQIAFIITALWWGLFSIPMFKNVHQKHYIEREPQLVLQSFRRLGKTFKEIRKYRALFLFLLAYFFYIDGVGTIITMSTAYGTDLGISSTNLLIILFATQVVAWPFAILFGKLSERFTGKKMLYVGIIVYIFVCIYAYFLETTTDFWILAMLVATSQGGIQALSRSYFAKLVPKANANEFFGFYNIFGKFASIMGPLMVGLTAQLTGNSSMGVFSLVILFVIGMIILAFVPEPEKQSHAPEIA from the coding sequence ATGATGAAAGGTTTCACAAAGGAAGAGAGCAGCTGGATTCGCTATGACTGGGCCAGCTCAGCTTATTCGATAATCATTTCGACAGCTGTTTTTCCGCTCTTTTACAAGGCTTCTGCTACCGAAGCTGGTGTGAGCCTGTCGAATTCGACGGCTTATCTTGGGTATACAATTGCCATCGCCACCTTCATTCTCGCCTTGATAGGACCGATTCTCGGGACGATCGCAGATTACAAAGGGATGAAGAAACGATTCTTCCGGATATTCTTCACTCTGGGAATTGTATTTACAGCTGGATTGGCTTTTGTGCCAAGCGGAAATTGGCTGATGCTGCTGGTGATTTACACCTTGGCAGTACTGGGATCGACAGGATCAAATGTATTTTATGACGCATTTATCGTAGATGTTACCACCGATGAACGGATGGATAGGGTGTCAGCGCGCGGGTATGGGATGGGATATATCGGTAGTACGATCCCCTTCATCATCAGTATCGCTATCATTATTTTGGCACAGACCAAGGTGTTGCCGATTTCCATGACACTGGCAAGCCAGATTGCTTTCATCATCACTGCGCTTTGGTGGGGACTTTTCTCGATACCCATGTTTAAAAATGTCCACCAAAAGCATTATATTGAGCGTGAACCACAATTGGTTCTGCAAAGCTTTAGACGCTTAGGGAAAACATTCAAGGAAATTCGCAAATACAGGGCATTATTTCTTTTCTTATTAGCATATTTCTTTTACATTGATGGTGTAGGAACCATTATCACGATGTCTACAGCCTATGGAACCGATCTAGGCATCAGTTCTACTAACCTATTAATCATTCTTTTCGCAACGCAGGTTGTCGCCTGGCCTTTCGCGATTTTGTTTGGAAAATTGTCCGAACGTTTTACCGGCAAGAAAATGCTTTATGTAGGTATCATTGTTTATATCTTTGTCTGTATTTATGCCTACTTCCTGGAAACAACGACTGATTTCTGGATTCTGGCGATGCTGGTTGCGACCTCACAGGGTGGCATCCAGGCACTGAGCCGGTCCTATTTTGCCAAATTGGTCCCGAAAGCAAATGCAAATGAATTCTTCGGTTTCTATAATATCTTTGGAAAATTCGCTTCGATCATGGGGCCGCTTATGGTCGGTCTGACAGCACAGCTTACAGGAAATTCGAGCATGGGCGTTTTCAGCCTTGTCATCCTCTTTGTCATTGGGATGATCATTCTTGCGTTCGTACCAGAACCGGAAAAACAATCTCATGCACCTGAAATTGCCTAA